The proteins below are encoded in one region of Nocardioides marmorisolisilvae:
- the pepN gene encoding aminopeptidase N, producing the protein MPGMNLTRDEAHTRAQLLSVDSYTVELDLTTSETTFESTTTIAFGCRQPGASTFADLVEGEIHAITLNGTALDPTSVYADHRITLDGLAETNELVVRASMPYSHSGEGLHRFVDPVDDRVYTYSQFEVPDARRVFTTFEQPDLKSVFTFHVTAPAHWLVVSNASTPEPEAADDGRAVWHFPTTKRMSTYITAIVAGEYHAEFDSYRGRFNEIPLGHYCRQSLVPYLQRDLEDVVTLTKQSFAFFEEKFDSPYPFEKYDQLYVPEYNMGAMENAGCVTLRDEYLPRSRQPRSFYEFRCSVISHEMAHMWFGDLVTMRWWDDLWLNESFAEWACYWCEAEATEFTDAWTGFANARKQTGYRQDQMPSTHPIAADNYDLEAVEVNFDMITYAKGASVLKQLVAWVGLEPFLAGLRQYFKDHAYDNAEFGDLLGALEKASGRELQGWAQEWLQTAGVNTLAAEFELDADGAFSTLTVVQSAAVDWPTLRRHRLGIGLYDAVPDAQGGDRLVRREYVEVDVEGERTAIPELVGMKQPDLLLLNDTDLTYAKIRLDERSLATVVSNLSGLDDSLARALCWSAAWDMTRDAEMSATDFIELALANIGTETDSWGVSRIPTYAAQAVHSLSAPDHRAALVQRWQDGLRDLVEKAEPGSDHQLTFIRSYAAAARDDRALDALAALLDGSLTFEGLDVDQDLRWVLLTGLARAGRVGDAEIDAELERDGTITGKEHAAAARAARPDHDAKAAAWQIAMDPSTPNETARSIALAFMQHGQDEVLAPYVGKYLDAAESAWKVLGPHKASVALEFMFPRVLASADLVDRVDGWLETTAANPGAKRYALEGRADVARYLAAQQRDSQA; encoded by the coding sequence AGCTGCTGAGCGTCGACTCCTACACCGTGGAGCTGGACCTCACCACCTCGGAGACGACCTTCGAATCGACCACCACGATCGCGTTCGGCTGCCGGCAGCCGGGCGCCTCCACGTTCGCCGACCTCGTCGAGGGCGAGATCCACGCGATCACCCTCAACGGCACGGCGCTCGACCCGACGAGCGTGTACGCCGACCACCGGATCACGCTCGACGGCCTCGCCGAGACCAACGAGCTGGTGGTCCGTGCCTCGATGCCCTACAGCCACTCGGGCGAGGGTCTGCACCGCTTCGTCGACCCGGTCGACGACCGCGTCTACACCTACAGCCAGTTCGAGGTCCCCGACGCGCGCCGGGTGTTCACCACCTTCGAGCAGCCCGACCTCAAGAGCGTCTTCACCTTCCACGTGACCGCGCCCGCCCACTGGCTGGTCGTCTCCAACGCCTCGACCCCCGAGCCCGAGGCGGCCGACGACGGCAGGGCCGTGTGGCACTTCCCCACCACCAAGAGGATGTCGACGTACATCACCGCGATCGTCGCCGGCGAGTACCACGCCGAGTTCGACAGCTACCGCGGCAGGTTCAACGAGATCCCGCTGGGTCACTACTGCCGACAGTCGCTGGTGCCCTATCTCCAGCGTGACCTCGAGGACGTCGTCACGCTCACCAAGCAGAGCTTCGCGTTCTTCGAGGAGAAGTTCGACTCGCCGTACCCCTTCGAGAAGTACGACCAGCTCTACGTCCCGGAGTACAACATGGGCGCGATGGAGAACGCCGGCTGCGTGACCCTGCGCGACGAGTACCTCCCCCGCAGCCGGCAGCCGCGCTCGTTCTACGAGTTCCGCTGCTCGGTGATCTCCCACGAGATGGCACACATGTGGTTCGGCGACCTCGTCACCATGCGTTGGTGGGACGACCTGTGGCTCAACGAGTCCTTCGCCGAGTGGGCCTGCTACTGGTGCGAGGCCGAGGCCACGGAGTTCACCGACGCGTGGACCGGCTTCGCGAACGCACGCAAGCAGACCGGCTACCGCCAGGACCAGATGCCGAGCACGCACCCGATCGCGGCCGACAACTACGACCTGGAGGCCGTCGAGGTCAACTTCGACATGATCACCTACGCCAAGGGCGCGTCGGTGCTCAAGCAGCTGGTCGCTTGGGTCGGCCTGGAGCCGTTCCTCGCCGGCCTGCGGCAGTACTTCAAGGACCACGCCTACGACAACGCCGAGTTCGGCGACCTGCTCGGCGCACTCGAGAAGGCCTCCGGCCGTGAGCTTCAGGGCTGGGCGCAGGAGTGGTTACAGACCGCCGGGGTGAACACCCTCGCGGCGGAGTTCGAGCTGGACGCCGACGGCGCGTTCTCCACGCTCACCGTGGTGCAGAGCGCAGCCGTCGACTGGCCGACGCTGCGCCGGCACCGCCTTGGCATCGGCCTCTACGACGCGGTGCCCGACGCGCAGGGCGGCGACAGGCTGGTGCGGCGGGAGTATGTCGAGGTGGACGTCGAGGGCGAGCGCACCGCGATCCCGGAGCTGGTCGGCATGAAGCAGCCCGACCTGCTGCTGCTCAACGACACCGATCTCACCTACGCCAAGATCCGCCTGGACGAGCGGTCGCTGGCCACCGTGGTGTCGAACCTGTCCGGGCTCGACGACTCGCTGGCCCGGGCCCTGTGCTGGAGCGCCGCCTGGGACATGACGAGGGACGCCGAGATGTCCGCGACCGACTTCATCGAGCTGGCGTTGGCCAACATCGGCACGGAGACCGACTCGTGGGGGGTCAGCCGGATCCCGACGTACGCGGCCCAGGCTGTGCACAGTCTCTCCGCGCCCGACCACCGCGCGGCGCTGGTACAGCGCTGGCAGGACGGCCTCCGGGACCTGGTCGAGAAGGCCGAGCCGGGCAGCGACCACCAGCTCACCTTCATCCGCTCGTACGCCGCGGCCGCCCGCGACGACCGCGCACTGGACGCCCTGGCGGCGCTGCTGGACGGCTCACTCACCTTCGAGGGGCTCGACGTCGACCAGGACCTGCGGTGGGTGCTGTTGACCGGACTGGCCCGGGCCGGTCGGGTCGGTGACGCCGAGATCGACGCCGAGCTCGAGCGTGACGGCACCATCACCGGCAAGGAGCACGCCGCTGCTGCACGTGCCGCCCGGCCCGATCACGACGCGAAGGCCGCTGCCTGGCAGATCGCGATGGACCCGTCCACACCGAACGAGACCGCGCGCAGCATCGCGTTGGCGTTCATGCAGCACGGCCAGGACGAGGTGCTGGCGCCGTACGTCGGGAAGTACCTCGACGCCGCAGAGTCGGCGTGGAAGGTGCTCGGGCCGCACAAGGCGTCGGTCGCGCTCGAGTTCATGTTCCCGCGGGTGCTCGCATCCGCGGATCTGGTCGACCGGGTCGACGGCTGGCTGGAGACGACCGCGGCGAACCCCGGGGCGAAGCGCTACGCGCTCGAGGGGCGCGCGGACGTGGCGCGCTATCTCGCCGCGCAGCAGCGCGACAGCCAGGCCTGA
- a CDS encoding DUF5130 family protein produces MPRSEGFSASQRYDIDRAIRAAETASRFEFSVYVGSCEGEPRAYAERLHTSLGTPQRSVLIMIDPQRRVLEVVTGSVVRRDLDDDHVKLAVVAMQSALSVGDLVGAIERGLAQLSDAARAPETLHTD; encoded by the coding sequence GTGCCACGTTCTGAGGGTTTCTCGGCCAGCCAGCGTTACGACATCGACCGGGCGATCCGCGCGGCCGAGACCGCGTCGCGCTTCGAGTTCTCGGTGTATGTCGGGAGCTGCGAGGGTGAGCCGCGCGCGTACGCCGAGCGCCTGCACACCAGCCTCGGTACCCCCCAGCGCAGCGTGCTGATCATGATCGACCCACAGCGCCGAGTGCTGGAGGTCGTCACCGGCTCCGTCGTACGACGCGACCTCGATGACGACCACGTGAAGCTCGCCGTGGTGGCGATGCAGTCGGCGCTCTCGGTCGGCGACCTGGTCGGCGCCATCGAACGGGGCCTTGCCCAGCTCTCCGACGCCGCCCGGGCGCCCGAGACGCTGCACACCGACTGA
- a CDS encoding mechanosensitive ion channel family protein — MHVVQSLLDIPRTCQNPDSVTCAAVYRWTHDATLAHAASWVLGRPASIVLIILVAFAIRWVVHRIIDRTVDRAEKGMLPGRLSGAQGGGRRGSQRRAQRAKSLGSLLHSISTGLIYGIATVMILAQLGVNIAPIIASAGVVGIAIGFGAQTLVKDFLSGIAMMVEDQYGVGDVVNLGTVSGTVEAIGLRVTRLRDVAGTVWYVRNGEILSVGNMSQNWARAVLDVRVGYDEDVASAERVLGEVAHTMWDDDEYRGVVIEEPEVWGVEDMTSEGVVIRVVLKTAPMQQWAVAREMRKRILNRFRHEDMSLPMSMLIRNDAPGEDLTEETEQA; from the coding sequence ATGCATGTCGTCCAGTCCCTGCTCGACATCCCGCGCACCTGCCAGAACCCCGACAGCGTCACGTGCGCGGCCGTCTACCGATGGACCCACGATGCGACCCTGGCGCACGCGGCCAGCTGGGTCCTGGGACGGCCGGCCTCGATCGTGCTCATCATCCTGGTCGCCTTCGCGATCCGCTGGGTGGTGCACCGGATCATCGACCGGACCGTCGACCGTGCCGAGAAGGGGATGCTGCCCGGGCGGCTCTCGGGTGCGCAGGGGGGCGGAAGGCGCGGCAGCCAGCGGCGAGCCCAGCGGGCGAAGAGCCTCGGCTCGCTGCTGCACAGCATCTCGACAGGTCTCATCTACGGCATCGCGACCGTGATGATCCTCGCCCAGTTGGGCGTGAACATCGCTCCGATCATCGCCAGTGCCGGAGTGGTCGGCATCGCCATCGGCTTCGGTGCGCAGACGCTGGTCAAGGACTTCCTGTCCGGGATCGCGATGATGGTCGAGGACCAGTACGGCGTCGGCGACGTGGTCAACCTGGGCACGGTGTCGGGCACCGTGGAGGCGATCGGCCTCCGGGTGACCCGGCTGCGGGATGTGGCGGGGACGGTGTGGTACGTCCGCAACGGCGAGATCCTCAGCGTCGGCAACATGAGCCAGAACTGGGCACGCGCAGTGCTGGACGTGCGGGTCGGATACGACGAGGACGTCGCCTCCGCCGAGCGGGTGCTCGGCGAGGTCGCGCACACGATGTGGGACGACGACGAGTACCGCGGCGTGGTCATCGAGGAGCCCGAGGTATGGGGGGTGGAGGACATGACCAGCGAAGGAGTCGTGATCCGCGTCGTCCTCAAGACCGCACCGATGCAGCAGTGGGCGGTCGCACGCGAGATGCGGAAGCGGATCCTGAACCGGTTCCGTCATGAGGACATGTCCCTGCCGATGTCGATGCTGATCCGCAACGACGCCCCCGGTGAGGACCTGACAGAGGAGACCGAGCAGGCGTGA
- a CDS encoding globin: protein MTTFYDEIGGYETIRRIVARFYEGVATDDLLREMYPEEDLGPAEERFRMFLVQYWGGPTTYSEQRGHPRLRMRHAPYAVTPTAKQHWLRHFRAALDDVGLSPEQDAQFWDYILHAAQFMVNSPDEGGVVLP, encoded by the coding sequence GTGACGACCTTCTACGACGAGATCGGCGGGTACGAGACGATCCGCCGCATCGTGGCCCGGTTCTACGAAGGGGTCGCGACCGACGACCTGCTCCGCGAGATGTATCCCGAGGAGGACCTGGGGCCGGCCGAGGAGCGCTTCCGGATGTTTCTGGTCCAGTACTGGGGCGGCCCGACGACCTACTCGGAGCAGCGCGGCCATCCCCGGCTGCGGATGCGCCATGCACCGTACGCCGTCACACCGACGGCCAAGCAGCACTGGCTCCGGCACTTCCGCGCTGCGCTGGACGACGTGGGGCTCAGTCCCGAGCAGGACGCCCAGTTCTGGGACTACATCCTGCATGCCGCTCAGTTCATGGTGAACAGCCCGGACGAGGGCGGCGTCGTACTTCCCTGA
- a CDS encoding acyl-CoA thioesterase produces the protein MRHAYKCPMRWADMDLLGHVNNVTYLDYLQEARVDMFATHAGFTGVADLAEGVVVARHEVEFVSPLVFHRAPVTVDVWVTEVRAAQFTLAYEVYDPAPEAGGGRRVYVRASSVLVPYVFAGEHPRRLTTREREVLARFLDPAEPRKPLPGTGAPRHVYPLKVRFSDVDVYRHVNNVMYFEFFQEARIQYLMDLHTRGEHWNDHVIARADVAYHRPMLFRMEPYEARSWVSHLGDRSFTIGSELCDGDEVLASSRVRMVTFDRSEQRSAPMATDQRARLAAELAAAHAASAC, from the coding sequence GTGCGCCACGCCTACAAGTGCCCGATGCGATGGGCCGACATGGACCTGTTGGGCCACGTGAACAACGTGACCTATCTGGACTACCTCCAGGAGGCCCGCGTCGACATGTTCGCCACACACGCCGGCTTCACCGGCGTCGCCGACCTCGCCGAGGGCGTCGTGGTGGCCAGGCACGAGGTGGAGTTCGTGTCGCCGCTGGTCTTCCACCGGGCGCCGGTGACGGTGGACGTGTGGGTGACCGAGGTCCGCGCCGCACAGTTCACCCTGGCCTACGAGGTCTACGACCCCGCTCCCGAGGCCGGAGGAGGCCGCCGCGTGTACGTGCGGGCGAGCAGCGTCCTGGTGCCGTACGTCTTCGCCGGCGAGCACCCGCGGCGACTCACCACGCGGGAGCGGGAGGTGCTGGCCAGGTTCCTGGATCCGGCCGAGCCCAGGAAGCCGCTGCCAGGGACGGGCGCGCCGCGCCACGTGTACCCGTTGAAGGTGCGCTTCTCCGACGTCGACGTCTACCGCCACGTCAACAACGTCATGTACTTCGAGTTCTTCCAGGAGGCCCGGATCCAGTACCTGATGGACCTGCACACCCGCGGCGAGCACTGGAACGACCACGTGATCGCCCGCGCCGACGTGGCCTACCACCGGCCGATGCTCTTCCGGATGGAGCCCTACGAGGCGCGGTCCTGGGTCTCCCACCTCGGCGACCGCTCTTTCACGATCGGCAGCGAGCTCTGCGACGGCGACGAGGTGCTGGCCAGCAGCAGGGTGCGGATGGTGACCTTCGACCGCTCGGAGCAGCGCTCGGCACCCATGGCCACCGACCAGCGGGCCCGGCTGGCGGCGGAGCTGGCGGCGGCGCACGCAGCGTCAGCCTGCTGA
- a CDS encoding acetyl-CoA C-acetyltransferase → MPEAVIVSAARSPIGRANKGSLKEFRPDDLTALIIKAALDKIPALDPNDVDDLMLGCGLPGGESGNNMGRVVATLLGYDSIPGTTITRYCSSSVQTSRMAFHAIKAGEGDVYISAGVETVSRFQFGTSDHIPNTRNPKFEDAQARTEEYAQGGKDWHDPRDDGNLPDIYIAMGQTAENVARLRGLDRKELDEFGVRSQNLAEKAINDGFWANEITPVTTPDGNLVTADDGPRAGVTYEAISQLQPVFRPDGVVTAGNCCPLNDGAAAVVIMSDTRAKELGLTPLARIVSTGVTGLSPEIMGLGPVGATQQALKHANMSIDDIDLVEINEAFAAQVVPSYQDLGIDLDRLNVNGGAIAVGHPFGMTGARLQNTMLNSLKWHDKSVGLITMCVGGGQGMAIILERMS, encoded by the coding sequence ATGCCCGAGGCAGTGATCGTTTCTGCGGCCCGCTCCCCCATCGGCCGAGCGAACAAGGGCTCGCTGAAGGAGTTCCGCCCCGACGACCTCACCGCGCTCATCATCAAGGCCGCGCTGGACAAGATCCCTGCGCTCGATCCGAACGACGTCGACGACCTGATGCTGGGCTGCGGGCTGCCCGGAGGCGAGTCCGGCAACAACATGGGTCGTGTCGTCGCCACGCTGCTCGGCTACGACAGCATCCCGGGCACCACCATCACGCGGTACTGCTCATCGTCGGTGCAGACCTCGCGGATGGCCTTCCACGCCATCAAGGCCGGCGAGGGCGACGTCTACATCTCGGCTGGTGTCGAGACCGTGTCACGGTTCCAGTTCGGCACCTCCGACCACATCCCGAACACCCGCAACCCGAAGTTCGAGGACGCCCAGGCACGGACCGAGGAGTACGCCCAGGGCGGCAAGGACTGGCACGACCCGCGCGACGACGGCAACCTGCCCGACATCTACATCGCGATGGGGCAGACCGCGGAGAACGTCGCCCGGCTCCGCGGGCTGGACCGCAAGGAGCTCGACGAGTTCGGCGTGCGCAGCCAGAACCTGGCCGAGAAGGCCATCAACGACGGCTTCTGGGCAAACGAGATCACTCCGGTGACCACGCCGGACGGCAACCTGGTCACTGCGGACGACGGTCCGCGGGCCGGTGTCACCTACGAGGCGATCTCCCAGCTCCAGCCGGTGTTCCGGCCGGACGGCGTCGTGACCGCCGGCAACTGCTGCCCGCTCAACGACGGCGCCGCGGCGGTCGTGATCATGTCGGACACCCGCGCCAAGGAGCTGGGCCTGACCCCACTCGCGCGCATCGTGTCCACCGGCGTCACCGGTCTGTCCCCGGAGATCATGGGCCTGGGCCCGGTCGGGGCGACGCAGCAGGCGCTCAAGCACGCGAACATGTCGATCGACGACATCGACCTCGTGGAGATCAACGAGGCGTTCGCAGCTCAGGTGGTGCCGTCGTACCAGGACCTGGGCATCGACCTCGACCGGCTCAACGTCAATGGCGGCGCCATCGCCGTCGGCCACCCCTTCGGTATGACCGGCGCCCGGCTGCAGAACACCATGCTCAACTCGCTGAAGTGGCACGACAAGTCCGTCGGCCTGATCACCATGTGTGTCGGTGGCGGCCAGGGCATGGCGATCATCCTGGAGCGGATGTCCTGA
- a CDS encoding YceI family protein, whose translation MSTDTAVGTDLVAGTWTIDPSHSEVGFTVRHLMSKVRGQFEKFEGTLTTGAGIEETRATATIDLNSINTRDEQRDGHLRSADFFDVENSGPMTFTATSFDGETARGDLTIKGITKPVELDVEFLGVDKDPWGGTRIGFEATAVINRKDWGVDFNIPLDGSKVLIGDKVTISLAVEAVLEQA comes from the coding sequence ATGAGCACCGACACCGCAGTGGGCACCGACCTGGTGGCCGGCACCTGGACCATCGACCCGAGCCACTCCGAGGTCGGCTTCACGGTGCGTCACCTGATGAGCAAGGTCCGCGGCCAGTTCGAGAAGTTCGAGGGCACCCTGACCACCGGGGCCGGCATCGAGGAGACCCGCGCGACCGCGACGATCGACCTGAACTCGATCAACACCCGTGACGAGCAGCGTGACGGGCACCTCCGCTCGGCCGACTTCTTCGACGTCGAGAACAGCGGCCCGATGACCTTCACGGCCACGTCGTTCGACGGCGAGACCGCCCGTGGCGACCTGACCATCAAGGGCATCACCAAGCCGGTCGAGCTCGATGTCGAGTTCCTCGGCGTGGACAAGGACCCCTGGGGCGGGACCCGCATCGGCTTCGAGGCGACCGCGGTCATCAACCGCAAGGACTGGGGTGTGGACTTCAACATCCCGCTGGACGGCTCGAAGGTCCTGATCGGCGACAAGGTCACCATCAGCCTCGCCGTGGAGGCCGTGCTCGAGCAGGCCTGA
- a CDS encoding MarR family winged helix-turn-helix transcriptional regulator: MSDRLGPRWLDQDQQRSWRAYIMGTTLLLGQLDRELRQAHGISLPEYELLVRLSEAEGRCLRMALLADAMSFSRSRITHTVARLEQMGVVERTATDDDRRGVTARLTARGWDLLEKAAPVHVTGVREHLVDIASDEDFAAVGRAFNAVCDHLIADHAPAADIRQG, from the coding sequence ATGAGCGACCGTCTCGGACCCCGCTGGCTCGACCAGGACCAGCAGCGGTCATGGCGCGCCTACATCATGGGGACCACGTTGCTACTGGGCCAGCTGGACCGGGAGCTGCGCCAGGCACACGGGATCTCGCTGCCGGAGTACGAGCTGCTGGTTCGCCTCTCCGAGGCTGAGGGACGCTGCCTGCGCATGGCTCTGTTGGCGGACGCGATGTCGTTCTCGCGAAGCCGGATCACCCATACCGTCGCGCGCCTGGAGCAGATGGGCGTGGTCGAGCGCACCGCCACCGATGACGACCGGCGTGGCGTCACCGCCCGACTCACCGCGCGCGGGTGGGACCTGCTCGAGAAGGCCGCACCGGTCCACGTCACCGGCGTTCGCGAGCATCTCGTCGACATCGCGAGCGACGAGGACTTTGCCGCGGTCGGTCGCGCCTTCAATGCGGTGTGCGATCACCTGATCGCAGACCACGCCCCGGCAGCCGATATCCGCCAGGGCTGA